A section of the Desulfatiglans anilini DSM 4660 genome encodes:
- a CDS encoding thiolase family protein, with product MELKDIVVVSACRSPMGLFGGSLKEMTVVDVGSQVIKKTLQKIDLSPDMVDMTVFGNCRQAGNGVNPARIASEMAGIPIDRFAQTVNCACPTGIKAVIIASQDIRLGDADIVVAGGMEHMSSIPHLLMGYRWQGFRLGNVSIMDGWNDTFDRIAKCYMGETAENVAVKYHILREDQDTFAYNSHKKASDAQKKGKFLEEIVPIDVPGDKKSEGFVFVEDECIRHDASIEKMAKLRPAFKKENGTVTAGNACGMPDGAAALVLMSREKAKSLRLHPLFSIVAYSNAAVDNAYMGIGPTVSIPAALRKAGMEKNDIDAFEINEAFAATSLACERILGLDPEKVNINGGAISLGHPTGCSGARLLVTLNSVLRQQDKEFGVASLCGGGGVSCAIVIKRED from the coding sequence ATGGAGTTGAAAGACATAGTTGTAGTTAGCGCTTGTCGAAGTCCGATGGGACTCTTTGGTGGAAGCCTTAAGGAAATGACAGTAGTAGATGTTGGATCACAGGTCATCAAAAAGACACTTCAAAAAATAGACCTGAGTCCAGACATGGTCGACATGACAGTTTTTGGTAACTGTCGGCAGGCTGGAAACGGGGTAAATCCAGCTAGAATAGCATCGGAGATGGCGGGTATACCGATAGACCGTTTTGCACAAACTGTAAATTGTGCGTGCCCAACAGGTATAAAGGCAGTAATCATAGCATCACAGGACATTAGGTTAGGGGATGCGGATATTGTTGTGGCGGGGGGGATGGAGCATATGAGTTCAATCCCGCATCTTCTCATGGGATACAGGTGGCAGGGGTTTCGTTTAGGGAACGTATCGATCATGGATGGGTGGAATGATACGTTTGATAGAATCGCAAAATGTTATATGGGTGAAACCGCAGAGAATGTTGCCGTAAAATATCATATACTCAGAGAAGATCAGGATACGTTTGCGTACAATAGCCATAAAAAGGCGAGTGATGCCCAAAAAAAAGGTAAGTTTCTTGAAGAAATCGTTCCGATTGATGTGCCAGGCGATAAGAAAAGCGAAGGTTTTGTATTTGTAGAGGATGAATGTATCCGGCATGATGCAAGTATAGAAAAAATGGCGAAGCTACGTCCGGCATTTAAAAAGGAAAATGGGACCGTGACGGCAGGAAATGCATGCGGAATGCCTGATGGCGCAGCAGCGCTAGTTCTAATGTCAAGGGAAAAAGCGAAATCACTGAGGTTACATCCTCTTTTTAGTATCGTAGCTTATTCAAATGCAGCTGTTGACAACGCATATATGGGCATTGGACCCACAGTATCAATTCCAGCAGCTCTTCGTAAAGCCGGAATGGAAAAGAATGACATAGATGCATTCGAAATTAACGAAGCGTTTGCTGCAACGAGCCTGGCCTGTGAAAGAATATTAGGGCTAGATCCGGAAAAAGTAAATATCAATGGTGGGGCAATTTCCCTTGGACACCCAACCGGCTGCAGTGGGGCTAGATTGTTGGTGACCCTGAATAGTGTACTTAGACAGCAAGATAAGGAGTTCGGAGTTGCGAGTTTGTGTGGTGGGGGGGGCGTTTCTTGCGCTATTGTTATAAAACGAGAAGATTAG
- a CDS encoding enoyl-CoA hydratase/isomerase family protein, with the protein MLIKDTHGNVAILKIDRPRQANALNAELFELLSNKLKELQDDERIRVVIITGAGEKAFCAGIDLKERANKNFDEMLLERETIIRAFYQTLGYFTKPTIAALNGPALGGGAELALTCDLRVATPMASFGQTEIKWGMIPSCGGCQRLRLIVGMGKAKEIILTGRVLEAGEAYRLGIYNKIVRIEDLTKEAIRLAREIAGNPIVAVKQAKKVLDFGAYINSALDFDFEASKECFSKGDAQKIAKKF; encoded by the coding sequence ATGCTTATAAAAGATACGCATGGAAATGTGGCAATTTTAAAAATCGACCGTCCAAGACAGGCTAACGCGCTGAATGCTGAGCTATTCGAATTGCTGAGCAATAAATTAAAAGAATTACAGGATGACGAACGTATTCGCGTCGTAATAATCACGGGCGCTGGTGAAAAAGCGTTCTGTGCCGGGATAGATTTGAAGGAGAGGGCAAATAAGAACTTTGATGAAATGCTTTTGGAAAGGGAGACTATAATAAGAGCATTCTATCAAACACTAGGATATTTTACTAAACCAACCATTGCTGCGCTAAATGGACCAGCTTTGGGGGGTGGCGCGGAATTGGCGCTTACCTGCGATCTGAGAGTAGCAACACCAATGGCAAGTTTTGGGCAGACCGAAATTAAATGGGGGATGATTCCCTCATGTGGGGGCTGTCAGCGGCTGCGCTTAATCGTAGGTATGGGAAAAGCAAAAGAAATCATTCTTACAGGACGCGTCCTTGAGGCTGGTGAGGCATATCGACTAGGTATCTATAATAAGATTGTCAGAATAGAAGATCTGACAAAGGAAGCGATAAGACTAGCTAGGGAAATTGCTGGGAATCCAATCGTCGCAGTAAAGCAAGCTAAAAAGGTTTTGGATTTTGGTGCCTATATTAATTCAGCGCTCGATTTCGATTTTGAAGCGTCAAAAGAATGCTTTTCGAAAGGAGATGCTCAAAAAATTGCTAAAAAATTTTGA